AGGGTCACGCCGCAGCCTAGGGCTGGTGAAGGGACAACGGAGTGGGGAGTCCGTCGATGCTGAGCTGATTTTTCCGCTGTTGATAGGCTTGGATCCCGGCTTCCCCTTGGTTAACAGCCCAATCCAGCAAAGACTGTCGTTGCCCTTGAAAGGCATAGAGCGGTACTTCCATGCCACAGGAGGTTTGCACCCGCTCTACATCCACAAGAATGATCTGCCGGGTACCGGGAAGTTCCTCAAACTGAGGGATCACCCTCTGCCAGTCGGGGCTAGCGGGCAAAATCACCCGCCCGCGTCCGTAGAGGCGCAAGATACAAGGGGGATCCTCGAAGGCACAAAACATCAAGGTAATGCGCTGGTTTTCAAGCAAATGGGCGGAGGTTTCATTGCCACTGCCGGTGACGTCCAGATAGGCTACCTGTTGCGGCGAGAGGAGGCGAAAGCTCTGCAATCCTTTCGGGGAGAGGTTGACATGCCCATGGGCCGCCAGGGGGGCAGTCGCGACAAAAAGATGTGCTGGAAAGATGTGCTGGGCGGCGATGAACTGTTGCAAAGCAGGGGTGATCGAGTCATGGACTTTGGCCATGGAGAAAATCGGTCGGAACGGCTTTTCGAGTGTGACTCCCCTAGACTCCCCTAGCCCAAAAATGTGAGGTTTTGTTTCGACTTCTGTTGCAATTCATGTGCAGATCTTGAGGGGATCCCGTAAGGACTTCGGGAACAGGGGTAATCTAGGTGTCGATTCAACCCAGCCGAGGATTCAACCCATGATGCCCGTTGTTGCGCCGTTGGCTTTGACTGCCCAAACCAGCCCTTGGTCGCCCTTAAGTGCCGTGGCCATCCTTTTGTGTACAGGGCTTTCCTATTTGATCTTCAAATCCACATCGGGATCCACAGCAGAAGCCGGCCCGGTGTTGGGCATGGATTGGCCGGAGGTGATCGGTGTCGCCAGTTTCGGCCATCTGTTGGGGGTAGGGGTGATCCTGGGCCTCTCCAGCATGGGCGTACTTTGAGGGGCAACCTCGTTTACATTTCTTGATGTCTGCCGGGATCCGTCCCTGGCGATGTTAAACTCTATTGCAATTCTGAAAGAAGCGGTTTCTTCTGCCGCACTTCCCTCTGAGGTTTGTTGTCATGCCAGCGATGATGCTCCTAGCCAGTTTGCCGGAAGGCTACGAATTGTTTGATCCCTTGGTGGATCTGTTGCCGATCATCCCCGTTTTGTTTTTCCTGCTGGCTTTTGTCTGGCAGGCAGCTGTAGGCTTCAAATAGGGCGAAGCCTATACCAAGACTATTGGCGTTGTGTTGGCTTTGTGCCTAGAAGCTCCTCCTTGGGGCAGGATGCTGCTGCTCAGTTGAGGCTAGTTTTTTATTCTCTGGGATCCCCTATTTTGGGGATCTTTTTTGCGGCGAATGGGATGGGGATCCCCTTTTCTAGGTTATGGCTCGCGGTCAAGGGTACCCGTAATCCAGAGAACACCGGCCAAACAAACAAAATGGGCAAAGGTAACGTTAATGTTGGCTGCCAGCAACAGAACCCCCGTCACCTGATTCGCTTGTGTGCGGGAAAACATGCGCGCTAGCAATTCGCCCACCTGGGCCTCCATGCCAATTAAGGCCAAAAAAGCCCCGATTAAGCTGATGTAGGTGACGAGCTGCAGTTGCTTGGGCAAATCCAACTGACTGAGAGAATCAGCCGAAACTTGGCGTCGATCAGCATGTAAAAGGTAGCGCCAATTGAAGAACAACCCTGCTGCTAGGGTCAGCAACGTAAAGAGCGTGAACCAAAAGGCGAGAATGGCCCCAGCGGAGTCATCCCGATAGACGGTGTTTTGGCCAATCAAAAAGCCCACCCAAAGCAGCAAAGCCGCTGCTCCCAAAACCGCTTGAAACCAAAATCCAAAGCGGCGAGTCAGGCGCAACCGAGATTTCATTCGCTCAACAGCCGCACGTACCGACGGCGACATGGGCTCGTTCATCGCTCTCTCCCGGGATGGACATTGACCTTTGCTCCCAGCCTATCGTCATCCTCCAGCCTCAGTCACCTCAGCTAGGGATCCTCACTTTGTAGACGCAGAATTTCCGTTTCGATGCGCTGTTGCAAGGCTTTCCCTTCTGGTGACCGAATCAGAAGGGTGATGCGGTTGTAGTCGGGCACACTCATGCCGTGGCGGGTAATGATCTCCTGGGCCGTCCGAATGAATTCTCGCCGAATCTGATCTTTGCTGGCTGGGTCATCCGTAGCCTGAGAACGTTGTTGAGATTCCTGACGGTGAGGCTCCATTTCCAGGACAATACGGGCGTAGATTGTCACTTGTTCATCCGTCACCTGTTCATCTTCATCCGCCAGAACCACCGGTGTCGGAGTTTGGGCCACCGCCAAAGGAACTGCCAAAAAAGGGATCCAGGTGCAAGCCCAGATCAACCCCACCAACCCCTTTTGGGCCAGTTGTTGAACTGGGAGTTTTATCCACCTTGTCTTGCCCGCTTTCCCTGACACCGCCAATGTCTCCCCACCCGATAATTGCCGCTCCAGTTGTGTGGTTGCCCTGACCCAGTTGCTGGTTGCTGACGAACTGTGTAGGCTTCGATGCTACCTGTTCCTCCCCACAAAAGGCTAGGGTCGTATCCACACTAGCTACCTAGCTTCATTCTTTGACCCGAAACTTGCTTTTTGGTTCCTGTGGTTGTTTTCAGGGGTGTTTCTCCAGCCGTTAAGCGGGTCAGGGGGGAAGGGCTTCTGGGATAATGAGGTACAGAGCGCCAGTGAATTGCCCTTATGAGTTTGGAACGTCGCCCCGTCTTTCCCTTTACGGCCATCGTTGGCCAGGAGGACATGAAATTAGCCCTGCTCCTGAATGTGATTGATCCGCGCATTGGTGGGGTCTTGATCATGGGGGATCGCGGTACAGGTAAATCCACCACCATTCG
The genomic region above belongs to Thermostichus vulcanus str. 'Rupite' and contains:
- a CDS encoding pyridoxamine 5'-phosphate oxidase family protein — its product is MAKVHDSITPALQQFIAAQHIFPAHLFVATAPLAAHGHVNLSPKGLQSFRLLSPQQVAYLDVTGSGNETSAHLLENQRITLMFCAFEDPPCILRLYGRGRVILPASPDWQRVIPQFEELPGTRQIILVDVERVQTSCGMEVPLYAFQGQRQSLLDWAVNQGEAGIQAYQQRKNQLSIDGLPTPLSLHQP
- a CDS encoding photosystem I reaction center subunit PsaK, translated to MMPVVAPLALTAQTSPWSPLSAVAILLCTGLSYLIFKSTSGSTAEAGPVLGMDWPEVIGVASFGHLLGVGVILGLSSMGVL
- a CDS encoding photosystem II reaction center protein K; this translates as MPAMMLLASLPEGYELFDPLVDLLPIIPVLFFLLAFVWQAAVGFK
- a CDS encoding DUF3611 family protein, producing MNEPMSPSVRAAVERMKSRLRLTRRFGFWFQAVLGAAALLLWVGFLIGQNTVYRDDSAGAILAFWFTLFTLLTLAAGLFFNWRYLLHADRRQVSADSLSQLDLPKQLQLVTYISLIGAFLALIGMEAQVGELLARMFSRTQANQVTGVLLLAANINVTFAHFVCLAGVLWITGTLDREP
- a CDS encoding DUF4168 domain-containing protein, with the protein product MSGKAGKTRWIKLPVQQLAQKGLVGLIWACTWIPFLAVPLAVAQTPTPVVLADEDEQVTDEQVTIYARIVLEMEPHRQESQQRSQATDDPASKDQIRREFIRTAQEIITRHGMSVPDYNRITLLIRSPEGKALQQRIETEILRLQSEDP